In Scylla paramamosain isolate STU-SP2022 chromosome 30, ASM3559412v1, whole genome shotgun sequence, the following are encoded in one genomic region:
- the LOC135116020 gene encoding ice nucleation protein-like, producing MEREVPGCGHHCKCCTVRPAVCRRPRQRLPRNVCGRETVALMTNIQHSPARNACGNTELCHIMFRGKGTGCTPTRNEWSMLQRALSRLDMIQDCLWKVPQKTTTTKKTTPATTTTLKVTTTSTVTSTKPTTQTSVKPTTQTSSASSIKTSTSSSTQSTISSSTQSTTSAATESSTPISTLESTQSTTSAATESSTPISTLDSTQSTTSTATESSIPTSTSQSPPISDPGIIIAVSGDTEDQETEFSPEETETEFSPEETETEFGPEETENEFNPEETETEFSPEETETEFSPEETETEFSPEETETEFNPEEAETEFSPEETETEFSPEETETEFSPEGTETEFNSEETKESVPTSNTPSHTSSKQPLSANTASSHTWSDISNNTSLYSTTENWEGISSESWANSTSVDSLPESTIDASIEINTDTSNESSTESSFEFITSTNESAIENSTVSKTTAPTESTTEMPITLDNVTFAETIGTIPESTAENFISSTTQVGDQSNVNISTRTTSKSESTAAHSISPSQISIGSITTLSSIGTSNKGSTVIDTVSSVGTPSQVPTIATGKSSNLTPSNGFTRTTSIYSTETSNKDSTGITSKDFTSTTKESSTATTSKAFTGTTGKDASTTGSKASSVTATIDSHETSSKGFTETTGKSSSETTSKTSEGSNRTTKESTGATSTGFTVTADKSSTGTTVKDSTFITSETSINTSNKLSTSTPSKGSTETLNEGSTKTTSKGFTSTISESSTETIKDSTGTSSKVFTETTSSTGKGSISTTNQAFAGTTSKASIGISNGSTITNKDSTETTGESSTETTSEGSTEKGNEDSTETVSEGSTETASEGSTETVSEGSTETASEGSTETTGESSTETTSEGSTEKGNEDSTETGSEGSTETASEGSTETVSEGSTETASEGSTETATEGSTETASEGSTETATEGSTETATEGSTETTSQDSTETATEGSTETASEGSTETATEGSTETASQDSTPESAEGSTETSSEDSTTTASEGSTGTITEDSTVTTTEDATGITSEGSIETSSEDSTGKDSASSTGTGSGGSTGIGNEGSIETSTEGFTGTTGEDSTGTINEDFTETSSEDSTGAASEDFTVTTSESSSEKNSEGSSGTASEGSTVTNSEGSTGIASESSTGIASESSTGTAIEGDTGTVSEGSTVTTSEGSTGVASEASTETAS from the exons ATGGAGCGCGAGGTGCCTGGCTGCGGGCATCACTGCAAGTGTTGCACGGTTCGGCCAGCTGTGTGCAGACGACCACGGCAGCGATTGCCCAGGAACGTGTGTGGACGAGAGACTGTTGCCCTCATGACAAACATCCAACATTCACCTGCTCGG AATGCGTGTGGCAACACCGAATTATGTCACATAATGTTTCGTGGTAAGGGGACCGGATGTACTCCTACTCGCAATGAATGGAGCATGTTACAGCGGGCTCTGTCCAGACTTGATATGATCCAAGACTGCCTAT GGAAAGTTCCTCAaaaaacgacgacgacgaagaagaccACTCCCGCAACAACTACCACTCTCAAGGTCACTACTACATCAACTGTGACTTCCACAAAACCAACCACTCAAACTTCCGTTAAACCCACCACTCAGACTTCCTCTGCTTCAAGTATTAAGACTTCAACTTCAAGTTCCACCCAATCAACCATTTCATCCTCCACCCAGTCAACCACTTCAGCTGCCACCGAGTCGAGCACCCCGATCTCCACTTTAGAGTCCACCCAGTCAACCACTTCAGCTGCCACCGAGTCAAGTACTCCGATCTCCACTTTAGACTCCACCCAGTCAACCACTTCAACTGCTACCGAGTCAAGCATTCCGACCTCCACTTCACAAAGTCCTCCAATCAGTGATCCAGGAATTATCATTGCAGTGTCAGGTGACACTGAAGACCAAGAAACTGAATTCAGTCCAGAAGAGACTGAAACTGAATTCAGTCCAGAAGAGACTGAAACTGAATTCGGTCCAGAAGAGACTGAAAATGAATTCAATCCAGAAGAGACGGAAACTGAATTCAGCCCAGAAGAGACGGAAACTGAATTCAGTCCAGAAGAGACTGAAACTGAATTCAGTCCAGAAGAGACTGAAACTGAATTCAATCCAGAAGAGGCGGAAACTGAATTCAGCCCAGAAGAGACGGAAACTGAATTCAGTCCAGAAGAGACGGAAACTGAATTCAGTCCAGAAGGGACGGAAACTGAATTCAATTCAGAAGAAACTAAAGAATCCGTACCCACCAGCAATACACCAAGCCACACCTCCAGTAAACAGCCATTGTCCGCCAATACTGCTTCAAGCCACACCTGGAGTGATATATCCAACAACACTTCCCTTTACTCAACTACAGAAAACTGGGAAGGGATTTCTTCTGAATCTTGGGCCAATAGTACTTCAGTTGACAGTCTTCCTGAATCTACAATCGATGCTTCCATTGAAATAAACACAGATACATCTAATGAATCATCTACGGAAAGTTCATTTGAATTCATAACGAGTACCAATGAATCAGCCATTGAAAACAGCACTGTATCCAAAACTACTGCTCCCACCGAATCAACTACTGAAATGCCCATTACATTAGATAACGTAACTTTCGCTGAAACAATTGGCACTATTCCTGAGTCAACTGCAGAAAATTTTATTAGTTCAACTACCCAGGTTGGTGATCAATCAAACGTTAATATTTCAACTCGTACAACTAGTAAAAGTGAATCAACTGCAGCCCATTCCATATCACCAAGCCAAATTTCCATTGGATCCATCACTACACTGAGTTCCATTGGCACTTCTAATAAGGGTTCTACTGTAATAGATACAGTGAGCTCAGTCGGAACGCCTAGTCAAGTTCCCACAATTGCAACTGGTAAGAGCTCCAATTTAACTCCAAGTAACGGTTTCACTAGAACAACAAGTATATACTCCACTGAAACAAGTAATAAGGATTCCACTGGCATAACAAGTAAAGACTTTACTAGTACAACAAAGGAAAGTTCCACTGCAACAACTAGTAAGGCTTTCACTGGCACAACTGGTAAGGATGCCTCGACTACAGGTAGCAAAGCTTCCAGCGTTACAGCTACTATAGATTCTCATGAAACAAGTAGTAAAGGTTTCACTGAAACAACCGGTAAGAGCTCCAGCGAAACAACCAGTAAAACTAGTGAGGGCTCCAATAGAACAACTAAGGAATCTACTGGTGCAACAAGCACAGGTTTCACTGTTACAGCAGATAAAAGTTCCACTGGAACAACTGTCAAGGATTCCACTTTTATAACTAGTGAGACTTCCATTAATACAAGCAACAAACTTTCTACCAGCACACCCAGTAAGGGATCCACTGAAACACTTAATGAGGGCTCCACTAAGACAACTAGTAAGGGTTTCACTAGCACAATTAGTGAGAGTTCTACTGAAACAATTAAAGATTCCACCGGTACATCTAGTAAAGTTTTCACTGAAACAACTTCATCAACTGGCAAAGGTTCCATTAGTACAACTAATCAGGCATTCGCTGGAACAACAAGTAAAGCTTCTATTGGCATAAGTAATGGTTCCACTATCACAAATAAGGATTCCACTGAAACAACTGGTGAAAGTTCCACTGAAACAACAAGTGAGGGTTCCACTGAAAAAGGCAATGAGGATTCCACAGAAACAGTCAGTGAGGGTTCCACTGAAACAGCCAGTGAGGGTTCCACTGAAACAGTCAGTGAGGGGTCCACTGAAACAGCCAGTGAGGGGTCCACTGAAACAACTGGTGAAAGTTCCACTGAAACAACAAGTGAGGGTTCCACTGAAAAAGGCAATGAGGATTCCACTGAAACAGGCAGTGAGGGTTCCACTGAAACAGCCAGTGAGGGTTCCACTGAAACAGTCAGTGAGGGGTCCACTGAAACAGCCAGTGAGGGGTCCACTGAAACTGCCACTGAGGGGTCCACTGAAACAGCCAGTGAGGGGTCCACTGAAACAGCCACTGAGGGGTCCACTGAAACAGCCACTGAGGGGTCCACTGAAACAACCAGTCAGGATTCCACTGAAACAGCCACTGAGGGTTCCACTGAAACAGCCAGTGAGGGGTCCACTGAAACAGCCACTGAGGGGTCCACTGAAACAGCCAGTCAGGATTCCACTCCAGAAAGTGCTGAGGGTTCCACTGAAACAAGTAGTGAGGACTCCACTACCACAGCCAGTGAGGGTTCCACTGGAACAATCACTGAGGATTCTACTGTAACAACCACTGAGGATGCCACTGGAATAACCAGTGAAGGTTCCATTGAAACAAGTAGTGAGGATTCCACTGGAAAAGATAGTGCGAGTTCCACTGGAACAGGTAGTGGGGGTTCCACTGGAATAGGTAATGAGGGTTCCATTGAAACAAGCACTGAAGGTTTCACTGGAACAACTGGTGAGGATTCCACTGGAACAATCAATGAAGATTTCACTGAAACAAGTAGTGAGGATTCAACTGGAGCAGCCAGTGAGGATTTCACTGTCACAACCAGTGAGAGTTCCAGtgaaaaaaacagtgaaggtTCCAGTGGAACAGCCAGTGAGGGTTCCACCGTCACAAACAGTGAGGGGTCCACTGGAATAGCCAGTGAGAGTTCCACTGGAATAGCCAGTGAGAGCTCCACTGGAACAGCCATTGAGGGTGACACTGGAACAGTCAGTGAGGGTTCCACTGTCACAACCAGTGAGGGTTCCACTGGAGTAGCCAGTGAGGCTTCCACTGAAACAGCCAGTTAG
- the LOC135116051 gene encoding keratin-associated protein 5-1-like, with protein MKEGGTLKGTCAATEEEVGLGCTGKYCCCAPKDACAPHGHCADGRGSCRTKCQIWEKQQGGCGHHCKCCVPIDNGAIEMEECVKAGGSIKEKCSSIEKEVGPGCSKGHCCCALLDG; from the exons atgaaggaaggagggacgttGAAGGGGACCTGTGCAgcaacagaggaggaggtgggtctTGGCTGCACGGGCAAGTACTGCTGCTGCGCGCCTAAGGATG CTTGCGCGCCTCACGGACACTGTGCAGACGGACGGGGATCTTGTCGGACGAAGTGTCAGATCTGGGAGAAACAGCAGGGAGGCTGTGGTCACCACTGCAAATGCTGTGTACCCATAGACAACG GTGCTATAGAGATGGAGGAATGTGTGAAGGCTGGAGGATCAATCAAGGAAAAGTGTTCATCGATCGAGAAAGAGGTGGGGCCGGGATGCTCCAAGGGACACTGCTGCTGCGCTCTCCTGGATGGTTAG
- the LOC135116019 gene encoding keratin-associated protein 5-1-like, whose translation MTDQCSVQLKYDDDCPDGWCCLERMEGTNAMLRTARDSPEELLKRGQCCRVRHVKLESVLIRCKRKTKCVEAHGKCKKQCSSGENEVPKGCSGKNCKCCTAGDVIEAGCDDMDECMKAGGSVKLKCNQKEQEVAGGCSHNFCCCAPKDACQVLPGCLAGRGLCRTICNVWEQEVGAGTGCGLSCKCCVPVEHATIEIKKCLNEGGSLKERCSETDEEMGLGCTGSYCCCVPKDVCEAHRDCSDGRGSCRTKCRAWEKQLGGCGHDCKCCVQIDTGLIEMEACMKAGGSIKTQCSSVEEEVGPGCSDGHCCCAPADG comes from the exons ATGACAGACCAGTGCTCCGTGCAGCTGAAATACGACGACGACTGTCCTGAtggctggtgctgcctcgaga GAATGGAAGGAACAAATGCAATGCTGAGGACCGCAAGGGACTCACCTGAAGAGCTGCTGAAGAGAGGCCAAT GCTGTCGTGTGAGACATGTCAAACTTGAGTCTGTACTCATAA gatgcaaaagaaaaacaaaatgtgTTGAAGCACATGGCAAATGTAAGAAACAGTGTTCGTCTGGGGAGAATGAAGTGCCCAAAGGTTGTTCAGGCAAGAACTGCAAGTGTTGCACTGCTGGAGATGTCATAGAAGCAG GTTGTGACGATATGGATGAATGCATGAAGGCTGGAGGCTCGGTCAAGCTCAAGTGCAACCAGAAAGAGCAAGAAGTGGCTGGCGGATGCTCACACAACTTCTGCTGCTGTGCTCCAAAAGACG cctgcCAAGTCTTGCCGGGATGTCTGGCGGGTCGCGGACTCTGCAGAACGATATGTAACGTTTGGGAACAAGAAGTGGGAGCAGGAACTGGCTGTGGTTTGAGCTGCAAGTGTTGCGTCCCCGTGGAGCATG CTActatagagataaagaaatgtCTTAACGAAGGAGGGTCGCTCAAAGAACGCTGTTCGGAGACGGATGAAGAGATGGGACTGGGCTGCACCGGCAGTTACTGTTGCTGCGTCCCAAAAGATG TCTGTGAGGCCCACCGAGATTGTTCAGACGGGCGCGGATCTTGCCGGACAAAGTGCCGTGCGTGGGAGAAGCAGCTAGGCGGTTGCGGACACGACTGCAAGTGTTGTGTGCAGATAGACACGG GGCTTATAGAAATGGAAGCCTGTATGAAGGCTGGAGGATCGATCAAGACCCAGTGTTCATCAGTAGAGGAAGAAGTGGGGCCAGGCTGCTCAGACGGCCACTGCTGCTGCGCTCCGGcggatggttag